A window of uncultured Methanoregula sp. genomic DNA:
GTCGGCACCGAACCTGCAGGATCCCTGGAATGAAAGTCCGCCGCCCGGTAACAGCGATATATTTCCGGGAACGGATGCGATTCCATCATTGTCCCGTGCGCCCCCCAGGGCAAACCCGAACGATACCCCATTGGTAGGAACGAGATCCGGATGCAGGTTCCCCGCAAGCTGCATTACGGTCCCGTTGAGCATTTCAAGCACATGAGTGCGTTCCTGTGCAGGGTTGTTCACGAGTCCTCCCGGTGAGCCGGTATGCGGGGGAATGCAATACGGCAGGACATAAAATATAATGGATCGCTGTCAGGAAAAATGATTTCGTCGATAAGCCTATATCTCCCGGCAGCAAAAATTCTCTTCAATGGATGCGCGACTTCTTGATGTGGTTATCGGCCTTGTGGGTTTTTTGATCCTGGTCGCACTGCTTGCGGTATTGCCCATGGTGATGACGGCAGCGTTTGCTTACCTGGCAGCAATAATTGTCTTTATTGTATTCCTGTCCGGGGCCGGGTACCTGGTCAACGAGAAGATCACGTAGGCGGGGCTGGAGTTTTTCCTTCGCCGGACTGCTCCGCAACCGCCGGTTTTCTGATCTTTGCAATATCCTTCTTTTTGGCTTTATAGTAACTCAACGGGTGACTGACCCTCTCGCAGAGCTTGTCTTTGTGGACGCAGATGCCGGTTGTCAGCATTGCTGCACAGGCAGGGGTTGTGTATTCCGTACCTGACCCGCCCCGGCCGGTGATATGTTCCACCTGGTACATGGTCTTCTCGATATCGAAATCCGGGGACCGGCCGTACAGGTTGGCGATGCCTGCCACATCCATGCCAATAGTATGCAGGAACGTGGTGAGCGCAAACCTTCCCGCATGGGTCAGGTTGGTCCCTGCCGTCAGGGCCGTGATGAGAGCCTGCATGCAGGGAGGAAATGCGCTCTCCTCGATGGCACCGAACTGCTGGAGCATCCGGCTCTGGTATTCCGCCTTGATCTGCTCTGCAGCGGGAGCCAGCTGCTGGCAGAGATTTTTTGGAACCCGGTAGGGAAGATCGCGCCGGAGGATAACTCTTATTCGTTCCCGGAGCAGTTCAAGGACCTCGTCCCTCCGGATTTCGATAAAACCCCGCTGGACCCGGCGGTTCACCAGCTTGAACCGCTCTTCGTGCAGCTGAGATACTACCTCTACGTAATCCACAAGGGGGATGCGATCCTTTGCAAGGGTGATCTCGAATTCAGCGGCAACATAATTCGAGATCCCGCTGTTCATGTCATCATCGAGAACCGCATCATCGTTCCAGCCTTTGGTAGTCTCCGACCCGATCTCGGAATTCAGGAAATAATACGCACGTTCGGCTTCGTAACGGGTGAGCCGGTCCAGGAGCTGGCGATCGTTTATGCAGGAGACGATGACCCGCGCCAGTGCATAGGCCGCGATCTCGTCCTCAGCCGGCAAAGTCACGCTATATTCAGTTTTTTTCGGCAGCAGGGATTCCTGGATCCGTGCAAGCGCATTCCGGACCAGTGCTTCTCCTTTTGGATCGTTCAGCACGGAATCGATCGATGAGAAGCGGTTCTTGATATGGTCCTGGGCTTTTTTTAAAAAGGGAAAATGGGATAGTTCCTTTGCTGATGGAGAATAGTCCATCAGTCGGCCTCAATCCGCGGGGCAAGGAGGTATTCGACGTGACCGTTCCCGCCGGCTATGTCGAACGCGAACCGGACCGGGTGGTCGATGCCGAGATAGATCTCCACTTCGGCAGCTTTGCTCATGACTTTTCCCATATCCTTGAGATAATCGAGCGAGAAGAGCGAGCGGGCTTCTGCAGGGGCAAGCGAGATGAGTTCATCTTTTGCAAATTCGCGCCGGATGTGATCGGTGTCTCCTTCGGCAACCAGATAAAAGGTCTGGTCTTTCGGGTTGATCCCAAGCGCAATCTTGTCCGAGATGACCGCGGCTGCCTTCATGGCATTGTTGAGATCTTCTCCCTTGATCACGATCTTACCGGGAAGGCTGATCGTTGGCGGGTTCGGGTCTTTCCGGATCGTATTGGTATCAAGGAGCGTGATGGAGTAGTGGTAGCCATGCACCGAGACCGACATCTTCTGGGCATTGTCGGGAAGCTCAAGGCTGATGAGATCGCCTTTTCCCGCCATGCCGAAGATGTTCTTCATCTTGGTTATGTCAATACCCAGCTGGCTCGTGGTTGCCTTAAACGAATCAAATGCCTCTTTCTTGAGCGTGAGGTTGATCATCGCCACGTTTGCGGTATCAACAGCCCGCGTGGAGAGTCCTGACTCGTCCGTATGCAGCCGGCACTCAGGGATGAGAGCCGAGATCGCATCGATAGCTTCCCTGAAAATGTCTGCATCAATCGTTGCTTTTAACATCGCGTACCCCTTAACAAACTCTCTTATACAGTATATCGTCATACTTTAATTATAGCGTTTTGGGTTTCCACCCGAAATTGCGCAGGAGATCGATCGGTTATGGGTTCACAATGGGGATATGACAAGACATACTTGCGGGCAAAACACGAGGGATACCGGTCCCGTGCCGCATACAAGCTGATCGAGATCCAGAACAAGTTCGAAGTTATCCGGCCGGATGACAATATCATCGATCTCGGGGCAGCTCCCGGCAGCTGGCTCCAGGTGCTCCGGACGCTGACCGAAGCCCGCGTGCTCGGGATCGATCTCAACCCTATTGCCGATCTTGACGGGGTGGAAACAATTGTCGGCGACCTCAC
This region includes:
- a CDS encoding DNA polymerase sliding clamp; translation: MLKATIDADIFREAIDAISALIPECRLHTDESGLSTRAVDTANVAMINLTLKKEAFDSFKATTSQLGIDITKMKNIFGMAGKGDLISLELPDNAQKMSVSVHGYHYSITLLDTNTIRKDPNPPTISLPGKIVIKGEDLNNAMKAAAVISDKIALGINPKDQTFYLVAEGDTDHIRREFAKDELISLAPAEARSLFSLDYLKDMGKVMSKAAEVEIYLGIDHPVRFAFDIAGGNGHVEYLLAPRIEAD
- the priL gene encoding DNA primase regulatory subunit PriL — translated: MDYSPSAKELSHFPFLKKAQDHIKNRFSSIDSVLNDPKGEALVRNALARIQESLLPKKTEYSVTLPAEDEIAAYALARVIVSCINDRQLLDRLTRYEAERAYYFLNSEIGSETTKGWNDDAVLDDDMNSGISNYVAAEFEITLAKDRIPLVDYVEVVSQLHEERFKLVNRRVQRGFIEIRRDEVLELLRERIRVILRRDLPYRVPKNLCQQLAPAAEQIKAEYQSRMLQQFGAIEESAFPPCMQALITALTAGTNLTHAGRFALTTFLHTIGMDVAGIANLYGRSPDFDIEKTMYQVEHITGRGGSGTEYTTPACAAMLTTGICVHKDKLCERVSHPLSYYKAKKKDIAKIRKPAVAEQSGEGKTPAPPT